GGTAGTGACAGTTTTTTCAGCTTGATCTACGCTGTTCAAAGGGGAGCTCATCCACATGATAAGCTTTGGTGCCACTTCACAAGATATGCGCTGTAGAGGAACCCAATCCTGTTGAGAGAGACCTAAGAGGTCAAAGGATTGAATCTTCTGTCTTCACCATTGAATTAAAAACCCCcccatccttctctctcctttttcttcccaCTTCTAActgaatataatataatatgaaTCAGATTTCGCTAAAGAACATTTAATTTAACTCAACCAGGGATTTAAGAATTGGAATCGGCTGATCGCAAATTTGCCCGATTCTTACATCTAACAACCTATTGCAACTGTTACTGTATACAGTCATTCATCATCCACCACCAATCTAGGTATCTCTTCCAGTTGCAGGTACCTCGGAAGTGATCATATCCTGAGACGATAGGCCTTCAAGATTTTCTAGGAGTTGGCCACATGGTGCCCAGTAGGAACCCATGTAATACATTTCATGACACATCTTTAGATGATGTGGGATTTTTTATAATTGTTCGTTTTGATAGGTGAGCCTCACAGTTTTAATATGTCATATCAACATCTTAGAACATGATTTAAACGTTTTTAGattttttaagtaaaaaaaaaccaacaattCCTTAGGTGAATTCCAAAGAACCTGAATTCTGGCCGATACAGACTGATTTCGGTCTTATCCTTATTGGAATTGGCCAAGGACTATATCCCAATTCCAATCTTTATAACCCTCACTCAACTTTTCGCATCCAATGGGCCCACACCATTCGAAGGGTTTTGGGAGTCGGGAGTTGAAACATTAGGATCTATGCATGGTTTTAATGCATGATATCGGATCAAGTATTGGTCACCCACAAAattgatatgatatcgatataGTATCAGAATGGATTGATCGATTCGAACAAATTTACCCTTGAATCtctttttaaaatgatttttgaccattttactccTTGTGCGTACCGTGGCACCGTTATTGTAATGACATAGTATCAAGATCGGGTACTTATAAAACTGGCCTATACGTATCGCCCAATACGATACcgaatacctcaaaccatggtctcACTCTCACTCACTCTCACAGTCTCACACTTTTCATCCGTCATCCGTTACTTTAACTGCCAAAACGAATCCTGTCAGAGCTGAGCTTGTCCCttcaataagagagagagagagaatacggTAGATAGTACAAGTCGGCACCATCGTATACCATGAGTTGGACAAATACGATAAAATACGGAACACCCCTCTCCATAATAACCAAACGCGTCGTTGTTGTTGTCCAGAGAGAGATAATGCAGATGATGGGTTTTGCAGATAATTGCAGCATTTTTACGGTTCACTTTAAAAGACAGAGGTATAGGGAGGTTTCATGGCGGATAATCCTAACACCTTCACTTGTCAACCCAAGTGGTTGAACCATCTCGACGGAGGATTTATGGACTTTCTAGACTTCTCTTCCTATTGGGTTTCAGGGGTTACTCGAGAAAGCTCAGTGATCCGTAGACAAGAAGACACCGAAGCTTCACATCTCTAGATTTTTTTAGCTTCTTCCTTTTaatcctcatttttttttccttccaaaaaTCCTTCTTTGAGCTTTTTGGGTTTTCGAGATTTTGATTGGGGCGATGGCTATACCTATGGCTGCTGCAAGTTGTGGTGTTCTTTCTGGTATGAGAATTGTTGAAAACCGTTTGTTTTATGTGGGTTTTCCAAGATGCTTCTTTCAGTTGAATGCTCGTCGATGCCGGGTTCTTCAGAAGGGAAGGTATGCTGATTGAGTTTTATTATTCTCTGATTTTACctgtccttttatttttctgcagCTAAATGCTACGGTTATGCTGGATCCATCTGTTTCATTTCTAATTCTTTCATGAAGTTTCATAATTTCctaaaaaatttcttgtttCTAACTTTCTGGATCAGTGTTACTGAGTTACATCTCAATCTTCAACCAAATAGATTGGTGTATTTGTGCAAGAATCGGTGGTGAATGTTTCAAAATGTTTGCCTTGTTTTTTGGTTCTCTAATGTTCCCAAATTTATGGGTAGTGGCATTTTCTACCAGAGAATAAATGATATGTGGTTCTTCACTTATGGTACTTAATTCCAATCAAAAGTGTAAAACATATAGTGCTCATATTGTTTTGTAGTAATAATCCTTCActaaatattaaaattaaaattggagGTTGGAGGGTGGGGGGATTCCTTTTCCTGTTGACTGTCTTAGTACTTCTAATATGGAGTGAAGGTTTGTGGATATAATCTTTTGCTTAATTTAAATTTCTTGACTATACTTATCAGAGGACTGGTTCTTTCTTATGAATATTGCTATTGGCCTCTCCACACGAGTCTGTAAAACTGGactgtttctgtttctgtttcgtTTTTTACCCCTTTTTACCCCACTAAGACTGATTTTATGATAAATTGTATTATGCATTTAGCATCTTTTATAAAGAGAATGATGGAATAGTACGTAGTGACTTAATGGAATACACTAATAGGTTTCTACCATGCACACGTCACACATGGTTATTGATCATGGCTTCTTCTGAGGAGTCTAGATATCCGGAAAATTAATGTGATTAGATAATTGCATACCTTGCATAAATTATTTGATTAAGATCATTGACATTATCAGGTTTTGAAAAGCCTTAATGGCTACAACTTGCAACTCGTCAGATTGTCAGAATATTTTGATCTGGTTATTTATCAGTCAACAAGACAGCTTAGATTGGGTCCATCCTCCGGATGACCCAGATCATTATCTCTTACTTTTATTGTGGGTCCTGTCTATGAATATTAAGGATACCTTAGCATTCCATATCCTCATTCTTCAGTTTCAAATGCTTTCTTGATTCAGATTTCAGGCATTGTCTTGTGGTGACTATGGCTGGTTTGATATTCTTATTTTGTCAGGATTTCGCGATCTGTAGCTGCAAACATTCCACATTCTTCCGCAACTGCTTTGGAGGTATTGAACAATCGTTAGTCCCATCTTATTGGTTCTTTTTGCATACGTACTTGTTTGATGTTGTGGATTAACAGGATGGAAGTTCTACTGAGACTGATAAAATTCCTACTCCCAAAGTTATAATAGATCAGGATTCAGATCCAAATGCAACTGTTGTAGAGATAACTTTTGGTGATCGCCTCGGAGCTCTTCTTGACACGGTAAATACTGTATGATTCCTGGTTAGATTATTATGTTTATCATTTCTTTTGTCATGTTAAATACAGGTGGCAAAGTGTTGGGTTCAGGCTGGAATTGGTCAAAGAAAGCAGTGGCCAAGCACCTAACCTATTTTATAATCGGGTTTAAAAGTCAATCCTAACTCAAGGAAAGCAGTGGATTGTATTCAGGCTGGCAAGTTTTCTTGTAAAATACAGAGTTGTTTAAGGAACCCAACCCTAAAACACCCTGTTTATTGAAAGGGTTGAAATGTTGAGCAAAACCATATAATCTTGGATTCCGTTTAGGGTGAGTCAGGAGTTGCCAGCTATGGTTGCTGGCATGTGGTAGGAAAGAGGCAGCAGGGCTTGAGATCCTTAGGGAGGTGGGATCTACCACTTGGTTATTTGATATTCTGATATATGAGATCTTACAAATCAACCCAGAAAAGTAAAGCTGTATCCTACTCACTACCTCAACCTGCATCCTTTTTGGCCTTTCTCTTGTCTATTGATCCTTTGCTATGCACAATGTCAATTTAGGAGATGATGTGCACCAAAAACTAACTTTGTGCACTTATTGACAAATAGGTTTTAGATGGGGGTGGGTTTTTAACACCACCGGATGTAGAGGGTATCGACACCAGCACCCAAATTTATGCCATACGGCACATTGGACAAGGCTGGAATTTTGTAGAGGGTAGACCCAAAGGTctcctgctcacatgtcaaatttcaaaccaaATAGAGTTTTCTGAGTGGtaaataaagattaaaaaaaattcaagactaCAAATTCTGTGTGTGGAGAGATGGTGCATGGATAGTGTATATGATTGAATCTGAGTTTGAAATTTGGTGTGTGGTCAATGCATACCATTACCTAAATATCCATATATTTGAAATTTCCACACCACCTTCCAAGTGGTAAAAATTTGGGTTCTGGTATAGAGATGCCCTCTACACCCACTGGTGTAGGGAAACTTCTCACTTTTAGATAATCTTTCTGAAGATTTGttggtattttttctgattCCTCCATGAGCAACAGTTTACTTAGATGGTAGCTAACATTAAGCCGGTTAAATTCTTATGTAGGATCCTGGAGGTGGGATAGAAAACTGTGTTCATCGTTGCTCATATATTTTGTGTATTGATACAACAGTGTTTGATTATCCCTAAGATGGTCTGACCTGGTTGATAGATACCTTAAGACATTCTTTTCCTCTATCAAGATCCACTTGCTATCcttgtatttatttatgtttatttaCTCAACTTCTAGACTTTGAGAGAAATATTTATTCTAGATGATTATGTTTCCAATTCTTATAAGAATAGTTTCCAGAAAATAATTTGTTAGCTGACTTAATTTTGTGGGCTGCAGATGAATGCACTTAAGAACCTTGGACTAAATGTTGTCAAGGCAAATGTCTTCTTGGATTCTTCTGGGAAGCACAATAAGTTTTGTATCACTAGAGCGTATGTTGATTCCTTACCAGTTTATTGGATTTTTATTCctattattattcttttattcttgtAGTAGGTCAACTTTCAATTTGTGCTCAtgggtttgtttgttttgtgGTTATTTTGGCAATTTTGGAATCTTTAAAAAACATCTCCAATTCATAAGTTGATGAAGTTTTAATTTGCTTTTGGGAAGTCGTCTTGCTTGTTCTGCCTTTGAATGAATCTCCTCTATATTGTACTCGACATGATTGGGCCTTTTGTGATTTTAAAAATTTATGAAATAGAGGATTTGATTTTTCTGTCTTTAAAATAAGCTTGTCTATTGCTTATCCTTTTCTGCTTTTGGGTCTTTTTTATAATTACAAGAAAAACCCTCTGCAACGTCTAATGTTGGTGTCCAACAGGAGTAAAAATACTCAGAACTAGGTGGTTCAACTACCTGAGGGCTGGTAACTAAAAACTTACATAGGTGCATCTCCCAAACAAGCACTTAGCTTTAAAGTTTCTTAATGCCCAAAGGACCATGAATATTTTCTGATGAATAGCTGATTAAAGGAAAATCTAGACGTCTCTGAGTTTTTCCATCCGAATTTCCCTTTGGAGATTATTGGCTTTAAAGTTTCTTGATGCCAAGATGTCCATTGAGATTCTTGTGATGAATAGACATGATAAGCAAAATGCTAAATCTGTTGTTCAGTGTTCTTTCTGTGTGGGTGTATGAATTTCTTGAAAACAAATTGTCGTTTATGGTTAATTTTGACTTCATGGTTACCCTAAGGGGTTAAACTTTTGACTAAagaaagggtgtacccagtgcacgaggctcccgccactgcgggatctgtggagggtcataatgtacacaccCATACCCCTGCTTTgcggagaggttgtttcccgactcgaacctGCAAcctaatggagcaaccttactgttgcgccAAGGTCCGCCCTCTAGGGGGTTGAACTTTTGACTCTTCATCATTTATGGTAATTTTTTATGTATTCAGTAGTGGGGTTTCTTTATAGTGATACAGGCAGGAAAATTGAGGACCCTGAGTTGCTAGAGGCCATACGCTTGACAATTATCAACAATATGCTCCAGTATCATCCGGTAATTCTTATTGAATCTCTCTATGACATCTTTTTTGCAACTTGATGGAATTACCTGTCAAAAGGATTTCCCCATCATGTTGTACCAATTCATTTTCTCAGATGTGTGCCTTTGGTATTAACTAGGAATCCAGTGCTCAATTAGCAATGGGAGCAGCCTTTGGAATTGTACCACCTGAGCAGCAGGtagattgttttatttttattttttacgtTGAAACTCGAAACAAGAAAAATCTTTTTCCACAGTGGAATATTATGATTGTCTACTTCCTCCTTTGGATGAATATGTTTCTGCTTTTCATGTGAGTAAAGAAAGACAAGCCATACTTATATTAAATGATGCATGCGTGTGGTAGAATCTCATTCAGGTCAATCCAGCTTTATGTATCATTACAAAGAGGATGTGTGACAAAGCCGGCCTGGCTTAACAAACTGTTTGACTTGTTACTGGTCCCTAAAAAAGGTGGGCTGACCTGAACTCACTGGTTTGTGAAAACtgggttttaggttttggggTTCACCAGAGTATGTTATTGGGCTTAAAACCTGTAAATAATTCAACTCATACTAAACTTGGATTCCCTCGATTCTTATGAGTTTAGTATCATGGGTCACCAAAACGCTTCTAGGTTCTAGATGAATTTACGATGTAATGTACAGAGCTTACAGCATGTGAAGTGTGGACAGTAA
The sequence above is a segment of the Telopea speciosissima isolate NSW1024214 ecotype Mountain lineage chromosome 7, Tspe_v1, whole genome shotgun sequence genome. Coding sequences within it:
- the LOC122667537 gene encoding ACT domain-containing protein ACR11 isoform X2 — its product is MAIPMAAASCGVLSGMRIVENRLFYVGFPRCFFQLNARRCRVLQKGRISRSVAANIPHSSATALEDGSSTETDKIPTPKVIIDQDSDPNATVVEITFGDRLGALLDTMNALKNLGLNVVKANVFLDSSGKHNKFCITRADTGRKIEDPELLEAIRLTIINNMLQYHPVDVDIATHINVYDDGPDRSLLCVETADRPGLLVDLVKIITDINIAVESGEFDTEGLLAKAKFHVSYRGKALIKSLQQVISNSLRYYLRRPTTEESSF
- the LOC122667537 gene encoding ACT domain-containing protein ACR11 isoform X1; translation: MAIPMAAASCGVLSGMRIVENRLFYVGFPRCFFQLNARRCRVLQKGRISRSVAANIPHSSATALEDGSSTETDKIPTPKVIIDQDSDPNATVVEITFGDRLGALLDTMNALKNLGLNVVKANVFLDSSGKHNKFCITRADTGRKIEDPELLEAIRLTIINNMLQYHPESSAQLAMGAAFGIVPPEQQVDVDIATHINVYDDGPDRSLLCVETADRPGLLVDLVKIITDINIAVESGEFDTEGLLAKAKFHVSYRGKALIKSLQQVISNSLRYYLRRPTTEESSF